A genome region from Chiroxiphia lanceolata isolate bChiLan1 chromosome 5, bChiLan1.pri, whole genome shotgun sequence includes the following:
- the HDHD5 gene encoding haloacid dehalogenase-like hydrolase domain-containing 5: protein MALCGCLRAGRALLRAAGPPARGVCAAARPPAFGFLFDVDGVLVRGSQPVPAARRAFQRLADGSGRLRVPVVFLTNAGNCLRSDKAQELSRALEMQVSPEQVILSHSPLQLFSQFHQKCMLVAGQGPVEEIAHNLGFKHVVTIEALRKAYPLLDMVDQSRRPKELPPPTTGFPTIEGVILFGEPVRWETSLQLIIDVLLSNGNPGAEPQEVPYPHLPVLACNMDLLWMAEAKMPRFGHGTFLLCLEDIYKKVTGRELKYEALIGKPSTVTYHYAEYLIKQQAEKQGWKAPIRRLYAVGDNPMSDVYGANLYNNYLKSAQQNQVRAGGKRNPQAASPQTEDYLELRKDCNSSVESCHSILVCTGVYRRDDGVPSKTEQCTTEAVFHGHRDFCFDPSLVEASYIVQDVNDAVQLAFKKENWS, encoded by the exons ATGGCGCTGTGCGGGTGCCTGCGGGCCGGCCGGGCGCTGCTccgcgccgcggggccgcccgcccgcggggTCTGCGCCGCCGCCCGG CCGCCGGCCTTCGGGTTCCTGTTCGACGTGGACGGGGTGCTGGTGCGGGGCAGCCAGCCCGTGCCCGCCGCCCGACGCGCCTTCCAGAGGCTGGCGGACGGCAGCGGGAGGCTCCGGGTGCCCGTCGTCTTCCTGACCAACGCCGGGAACTGCCTGCGCTCGGACAAGGCCCAAGAGCTGTCCCGGGCGCTGGAGATGCAG GTGTCTCCGGAGCAGGTGATtctgtcccacagccccctgcagctcttcagcCAGTTCCACCAGAAGTGCATGCTGGTGGCCGGGCAGGGGCCCGTGGAGGAGATTGCCCACAA CCTGGGGTTCAAGCACGTGGTCACCATAGAGGCGCTGAGGAAGGCATATCCCCTGTTAGACATGGTGGATCAGAGCCGGAGGCCAAAAGAACTG CCTCCTCCAACCACTGGCTTCCCCACTATAGAAG GGGTGATTCTGTTTGGTGAGCCAGTGAGGTGGGAGACAAGCCTGCAACTTATTATTGATGTACTCTTGAGCAATGGGAACCCTGGGGCAGAGCCACAAGAAGTACCATACCCCCATCTACCTGTCCTTGCCTGCAACATGGATCTCCTGTGGATGGCTGAAGCCAAGATGCCCAG GTTTGGCCATGgcactttccttctctgcttggAGGACATCTACAAGAAGGTGACAGGCAGGGAGCTGAAGTACGAGGCGCTGATTGGCAAACCCAGCACAGTCACCTACCACTACGCCGAGTACTTGATcaagcagcaggcagagaaacAGGGCTGGAAGGCTCCCATCCGACGCCTCTATGCAGTTGG GGATAACCCTATGTCTGATGTCTATGGGGCAAACCTCTACAACAACTACCTCAAGTCAGCTCAGCAGAACCAGGTCCGGGCTGGGGGGAAGAGGAACCCACAGGCAGCCAGTCCCCAAACTGAGGATTAcctggagctgaggaaggaCTGCAACAGTTCAGTGGAGAGCTGCCATTCTATTCTGGTCTGCACTGGGGTCTACCGCCGCGACGACGGTGTTCCCAGCAAAACAGAGCAGTGCACGACCGAGGCGGTGTTCCATGGACATCGGGACTTCTGCTTTGATCCCAGCCTGGTGGAGGCGTCTTACATAGTGCAGGATGTGAATGATGCTGTGCAACTTGCTTTCAAGAAAGAGAACTGGAGCTAG